Genomic segment of Sebastes fasciatus isolate fSebFas1 chromosome 3, fSebFas1.pri, whole genome shotgun sequence:
GTACGGGTCTCCATGCAGAAACCAGGAGCTCATCAGGGGTTTTTGAAGGATCCAGATGGAGCCGAGAGACGCCTCAGTGACGCTTCCAATAAATTAAATTCCTCTGAGGACCTCCTCACATCACGTGAATGAGTTCTTTCATTCTGAGGTTGGGCTCCGTGGATGCTGTAAATCACAGTCTCTGACTTTGGCTATCACATACAGACcgtatctgtctctctctctctctctcacacacattcagctGTCAGTGTTCTCAGGCTTCTCGTCCTCCGTCCTGCTCGCTGTCCTAACCGTCGTGTTAcggttcctcctcctcctcctcctccgatgAGCCCTGGTGCTGGCGTTGGCAGGGTAGGGGACACCGTTAAGGTTGCCATGGTTTCTTGTCTCGACCTTGTTGGTCTGGTATGTGTTTGAAGCGGCACTTGTCACCATAGTAACAGCCTGTGGTCCGCCAGAAGAAGCACTCGTCTCCATTTACTGGTACACACCGTCTGGACCTGCATGGACAGAAGCAGAGGGGACGGTCCTGCGTCATATTCACAGAACTATGCACATGCAGGCAAACAGTAGGATGCTAATAGTGCAGAGACTGACACGGGAGGCAACAAcgttttttgatcctgtttgaattgtgccGTGAATCACACCGAGGATGTTTATCAATTTAAAGGATCAtttttcaagtcaagaaagtctcagtttgtcgaagtatcatttagtttagtgtggAACCGCTCAGCGAACCACATCTCTCGTCTCggacatcgtagcttcagagagagacgtcactaccaCACTGTtggctgtgtcgtctttatgaTGACGTATCTgatttacaacaaactgagactttctggacttacaaaatgatgttttaaattgacaaacatcatgtgtgtgatctttatctctctccgttgactaccgttcatatttttctgaaataaggtcccatggttgtccaccggaaggggcgggacttcacctctctatttcctgtctctgtgtcctcttctGTGTTAAAAGTATTTAGCAGTATACTGGGATTATCACTGATTAGAGTGGACGGAAGCTGCTCTAACAAACCGGGATATTGTCTCTCTTGGAAGGTCTTTATTTGAATTTGAGTCACCAACATAATGAGATTTGATAGGAGTGAAGGGTTTAATTTGAGcctaaagggatagttcaggtgtttagAAGTGGGGCTGTAGGAGGTACGTATCCATCAtcggtgtattacttacagtagtaATGACGGTCGGCGTGCCCCCGGCATCGTATCTATGCTATgcttttgtcatctgagcctgctggctttggagagagcacagacaagtttcactttcagttcagttccccctCAGAATGGGCCGTCTGACGAtaagataaagtggtgaaaatattctaaatatagcgtacacttaaacggatatagaTTTTATTAGGTGAgcatttcttttaggtggctaaaggCGTTTCTCTGCcctccccgtccacagcactgtgtaGTTTTGCTCCcatgccggtactcctgtctgtctctccaaactgccatctactgtaggtaacacacctactatggataagtacctcatacaaccccactttaaaacacctgaactatccctttaaaggtaAAGAACACTACATAGTGCAAATAcacaattgtatttttttttaggaacaTCAAcagttatattatattttttaacaaaCAGTTTAAAAAGTTATCCTTTTGTATTGTTTGAGTCGTTTTGGCCCCGTCATCAGTGATCACACCGACATGTCTAACATTAATTAGTGTTAATGTTATTGGCCTTCTCTTCAATATAATGGAACAAGATGGCACTCGGCTTGGGTAGAAGTAATCCCTttttaactatataaaaatgtgataaacaatgataaaaataGTCGCGTCCGGAGCGGCTCAggtttggttgtgtttttgtctgctgatattgaaacacaataaaactctgCTTCTTGCACCATACTTGTGCAGCATCAAGAGATTCATCTGAGTAACCTGGgttgactttctgacacctttaaaattgaacattgaagATCATTCCAggcccaaggcttgagatttcCAGACTCAACATTTTTGGTGCTCAAACCGCAAAAAACAATCCATATGAAAGACTCAACAGCAATGCCTGACCTGGTTACtcaagataatccacagactTTGTTGTGAGCACTTCCATGTAGGAACTATTGTCTTTCTACCGAACTCCACCCTCCAACCGTATCACTGCGCAGAAGGAGGGACCAGTAAGGGACCAGTAAGGGACCAGTCTGAGTTCACAGCTGCAGAGTGGGGACATTATCGCCCAGAAAGAAAGCACCACACAGATACACATATTATGAGGACGTGTCTCGGTACCCGGTGGCAGCTGAGCTCTGCTGTGTTCCTGCAGCGTTGTGGCCGAGGCTGCTGTTGGTCCTCTGTATGGGGGGGGGCAGGGTGCGCTGGATCCAGCGGTCTGGGTACCTCATCACCAGCTTGCTGCTCCCCAGCTCCACCCCCTGGACAGGAGGAGGAAACGGCACGTTAACATACCCGGACACTGACATACGCGACATCCGAGATGAGAAACGTCACGTGGAGTTTGTTCACCTGGAAAAGGAGCCTGCCTGTCACTCACCTGCAGCTTCTCCAGGGCTTCGGCAGCCATGTTGGCGTTCTTGAAGTTGACGAAGGCACAGAAACGTTCATGAAGAACACGGATGCTCTCTATCTCACCAAACCTGTAACCATGGAAACATAGAGGCTCAAAGCCACAGCAAAGCAGTGTGGTACACATTCAATGCTAACAATTAATATAGTCGTTACAGTAGTACATCAATCCCTCCACTACTGATGGTAGTGAAATACCACGGCAACCAGTAGCACTAgtgctactgctgctgttgctaccactactacaactactactactactactactactactacaagtacaactacaactactactactacaagtacaactacaactactactactactactactactactactactacaagtacagctactactacttggaaatgtaaaatattgatatttttgctGATATAATAAACTACAAATGGTGGCTCAGTTTACCTGCCTGTGAAGCTGCATGCAGTTGTCTTAAAGTAATAATtagaattaattaaattataaagATGATTGTGCGATAATAAGCTGTACAGTACAATCTTTACTGGTTACAATTCTTACGTTGTTTACCCGATATAGATATAAGCCACTAAAATAAAGAATGTGTCACGACCGAAATAGATAAAGAGTGAACTGTAACATTATatttttaaaggtcccgtatcagctcatcttcaggttcatacttgtattttgtgtttctactagaacatgtttacatgctgtaatgttcaagtaaaactttattttcctcatcccgtctgcctgaatatacctgtattcaccctctgtctgaatacgctccgttttagtgcatttcaacggaactgcgttgctaggcaacagcttgggtccatgtttacttcctgtcagctgatgtcgttcacattcactgcaacaggaaatgaactgggacacatttagaatgtttacgtttaaaaccgtgtaatgatctatatattgtatatttgtgacatcacaacggcttgtttcaaacgcacaatttccgaatacgggctgtgtgtttctccgtatattgagtgttttgatagtttaacagtatttataaagcacttaaacctgctttataatataaaacacatgaaaatctcactttttacaatatgggacctttaatctaaataataatatttaatatatatatatatatatatatatatatatatatatatataagtattacTATTAGCACAACTGTAGCAGTACAGTAGCTACAGTCGACTACTAGTAAAAATACTAGTATCTGtgactactactacaacaactagtacaactactactactacttcataAAACAACAGTATGTGAAGTCCATCTTGTTATTGTAGTTGGACTGAAATAACTAGatcaggggtctccaaccttttttcctctgagagctacaTATAGTTTTACATCGCCAATTACAGACATCATTTCTTatgtcttacttttatggtcctttaataacatttcagtCACCGCAGTCATCGCCTCTATTACAATCCCTCCATGGGAGAAGAGCTTTCTGTGTTTCCTTCCAACAGAAAACAGTTCCTCATCATCAGTGACTCCAGCTGAAGtgaagtcccgcatcacctataaactcctccttctcacataCAAATCCCTCCATGCCCCTCAGTACCTAACCGACCGCCTTCAGCGCCGCGGCCCCCCcgccctctggaactctctgcCTCCTGAAATAAGAAAGgcttcatccctggacactttcaaaaaacaGCTGAAGCTCCACCTGTTCATccagacctctgacctctaactCTTCCTACACGTCACTCCTTTTAATTACCTGGCTACAGGTGTTTTACCTCTGATTAGTTAtcagtatgattttgtgtgccctGTTTGTAAAGCGttcttgggtttcttgaaaggcgctatttaagtccaatttattattattattattattattattattatttttaatattaataaacgaAGCCTCTGCTGCAGCGTTGGCCTTCTTCTTCGTCGGTTTGGTAAACAGACTGTCGTCTTTTAAGCGTcgttttcagctcctttaccttctctgttcGTAGACTTCTACCAGAAATATTAGATAGACATTTACAAAGTGACTTCATGTTATCAAATGTATGCACATATTCTGTGACCCTTTAGCGAGCCACTCAGAAACGGGACGCTCTTAAGCTACTTGTTGGGAGATCCCTGAACTAGATGGACTCGAGTTGACTCATTTCATTTGCTGTTCGCTGCCCCTAAAAACTGAATTCATAACCCCCGTCTAAAAGTGCAACGTGTcctcgcacgcacgcacgcacgcacgcacacacacacacacacacacagagtgtttttacattttgaagagatccCAGACTTCTTTCTCTGTAACTTCCAATGTGATGTTCCCGACCCACAGAGAGCGACAACTCCTGGAGGACAGAAAAGGGAAGTTAGCGGGAGAAGAAGGATgtgaagaggaagagacaaAGTGAGGCAAAGATCACAGGAGAGGATAACGTGGGACaagtttacattacattatcATTTGTGTTACCCACACTGGgcattgtactgtatatatactgaaaGATAGTACATGctgtagactgtatatacaaaTAGAGGATTGGTTTGCTTCATGTCTGAAATGATATTCATGCCTCTTGGTCTGAttgtgtgtattattaacagcCACCCAACGTACCCACTCTGGTCCTGCTTCAGAGCTGGAAGTGAGTGGAACAGGAAGTAGACATCATGTAATGACAAAAGAATTACAAACAGAGCATCAATGACATGTATTTAAAACACTAACGTGCTGACACAGCACTAACTGTAACGTCATATCAATAACAGCTCAGCCCCCACCGGAGCTCCATCATGGTGCCacacaacacactgtaaaaCCACCTACAGTTTATGCATGGTGAGCGTTTGTCTGTTTAGTCATAAAGATAATACTGCATGTCTACTTTAGTATAACAAGTGCAGATTCATACATATCTATATTAGGGCTGGCAAtccattaaaatgtttaatcgtgattaatcacataactgtccatgattaatcacgattaattgctaGTGAATTACTAGTAAGTAGACCTTGAGTCAAGATTATTGTGTCAAATCAGTGACTGTGATGCAGAATTGATGGAGATAAAGCAACACATCTTTCATACCTCTAAAAGACCATGTAGACTAACGATGATGAAGACCACCAGATGCAGTTGAAAACACCGGAAAAAGCTATTACAGTAAGTAGATCATTTCCAAAGTAAAGAATGAATTTTCATGCTCACGATCACTGATATCTAACGTTATTCTCCAAAACTTTTGAGAGCAACAAACACATAAAGATGTACTTCTGCGTTCATCGTAAGAAATGTTGAATATTGaaagaaactagggctgtcaatcgattaaaatatttaattgcaattaatcgcatgattgtccatagttaatattttttatctgttctaaatgaaccttaaagggagatttgtccagtatttaatcctcttatcaacatggaagtggacaaatatgctgctttatgcaaatgtatgtatatatttattattgtaaatcaatgaacaacacaaatcaatgacagatattgatccagaaaccctcacaggtactgcatttagcataaaacaatatgctccaatcataacatgtcaaactgcagcccaacaggcaacaacagctgtcagtgtgtcagtgtgctgacttgactatgacttgccccaaactgcatgtgatgatcataaagtgggcatgtctgtaaaggggagactcgtgggtgcccatagaacccatttacattcactgatctggaggtcagaggtcaagggaaccctttgaacatggacatgacagtttttggagcgttatttaacctccttgtaGACaggctggtatgacatggttggtaccgatggattagTGGAgttcacgttaactttgacagccctagtttatatcCAGTTTACTGATTATATTTCACTCTGCAAACTACATATTTCTCTGCTCATTAACACGCTCCTAACTTCAATGTACTGTCTGCAGTGTGCTGTTCATAATAATAGTAATCTTATATTTGACTGTCCATGTTTTTAATATGTCTTTACACACACTGTCAGTAGTAGCAGCCTGACTCTGCTGTTGGTGTCTGATATGACTGTAACTGAGAGCAGTGCTGCCCCGCTGTGGACAGAAGAGGTACTGCAGCTGATCCTTACTTTGAGCCTCAGATGAGTTGATGACCGCCTGAACGGTGGTGAACTTCTCCAGCAGCTCTTTACTCTGCTCTTCCTCAAAACCCAACTCctaaagtgaaaaacaaaaatgaagatgaaaaagTCAAACATTAAAGTTACGTCATGAATATGTTTCTTTTCAAATGCCCTGAAGCAAACATCATTTAACAAGGACAACACTTCAACTGATTAGGTGGGATGTATGACATTCTGTGGATGCTGATTTCACACAGACACTGGTCATCAAAACTACAAAATCATCTGAACTCTTGTATCTCCAGACTGTAGACCAGCTTGACCTATTTAAGGTtccacaattaatcgaatattaatcacgattttggATTCAATGAATATGATCGCCTGCGatactgatgtttaaaatgcgcgttctgctcatagaaagCTCTGCTGCAAATCAAATCGAGGCTTCCtgaactaacagccagccagccggtgatccagatgttttggcttcatgttGCGGTGTAGATATCATCTATataaccaatgtgtttatgattaaattaagagtATAAAATTGATTATCaatgtcttaaagggactgtttgtaacttctaacacgtataaatcattgctggtcggtgtctcatggtctctcgtgtgtctcatggtctctcgtgtgtctctgctgttcagactcagactccaacacaaactccagtgaagcaccaaaacctcttggttgtatctagtgaagctgttaaacagtgttggccgcggtcggaggacgcggaggagaccgtagctttggtctccaggaccggagtctctgctcctctgctcctctgcctgccttcactcacacaccacgctccttctctctctctctccacctctcacgtgcatgctgctcactccacactgcagaagagttagtttagctctgagaacatctagtgaatgttcagtggacgtttgtgcagaaataactgctgcagctcctccagaccaacagaggtttcccgtgtcttgtgaagtgacggggctccgcagagagaaacgttatcgtctccgaccaaaactccggcgtctcccccgttccctccggccgcggtcgggaggctgaggcgggaaaagccaacactaggatcagcatcgattcatggagagaccttcgtctggtcagctaacagcTTCTGGGGGCGGTAGTAGCTCAGCTTATAGGGACTTGGatggggaaccggagggtcgccggttcaagtccacgcatggaccaagtactgagtgtgaactggtagcTTGAGAGATGtcagtttgcctcttgggcactgccgaggtgcctttgagcaaggcaccaaacctcCAACTGCTCGGGCAGCCtaaaaattgaatttcccctcggagaataataaagtgcctttcttcttcttctttcacaacaatgacccgctagctgtacattatcccgattattacaacggtctgctatacatagcaacggtctgctatacgtagcaggacgccgtgattgaccaatcagagtcgagtattcaacacggccgtgtaataaaatgtgataaagtacataaaaacagtaatacaaAAGCTATACTTCTAAATCTTCTAAATGTCAAACATGCTATTTATAAACATTATGTCAAATGCATCATCTCATATATCATAAAATATATTACCTACGTTACCTACATTACATTAAGGTAGAGGAAAAGGGAAAGAAGAAACATTTAAGACATACATGTACAATAATTGGGTTTAAAACCCCGTTCTAAATAACTATTACTTGTAttactgtttttctgtttgtggatgttttttatcacgctggtgttTTGGACGAACTAGATAAAGCTTGTTCAAACACTTTGACCTGACGGAGATCCAAGCAGGATCAAAACGTAGTCAATACAAATACTGTGGCGTGGAGTCGTGAGCGGGCGTTACCTTTTTCTTAAATCAATTATCCCCACAACATAACGACAAATATAAAAAGTAAGCCTGCGATGACTGATTCAGCTTCTGGTTTTATGTGCACGCTTCAGTTGAAGTGAACTTGAATTCGGCCTCGGAGGAAGTCGAAGCCTTCTGGTCACTTGTCCTCACCGTGAGCTGCAGGAAGCGGCAGGTGAAGAGTTTACTGGACGCTTCCTTACAGTGCTGATCCAACTTCAACACCTGCTCCATGGCCGCCTCCGCGTCGCTGTACCGCTGGAATGCACAcgtttaataaataagtaacaCACACTTTAACAATGTGAAAgcactgaatggaaatgaggactTTTTCTGTTGAAACGTGGTGCTGACCTTTAACCCCATCAGAGCGCACCCCTTACGGAAGTATCCCTTCGGCCAATCAGGAGCCAGCTGAATGGACCTCTGAGCGTCTGTTAGGGCGGGGGGGTACTGCTCCAGGCACCAATAACAGCAGGAGCGATTTCCATAGAACCTGAGAGAGGCACATACAGACTGTTATTTAAAATAGGGATGCTCATTCtgaaaaaatgttcttaactgctacgttagcagctctagctctgctggtagcttcgtgctccCCGTAgtcacacacacggtctgtcagcgcggcgtatCTTCAGACCGACcgtgttgtcggtggcgttctagctgtgaacgtaggtgtagcagacagtgtgtgtacagtttatctgtcggtgaataaatgctacgaggctacagcTCCTCCGCTATTGCGAGCGATAGAcgggagccgacttcctgtatctgtaacgccggctcagactctcttaaggtggaccagctttttaattgattattaacaTTTCCTTTAACTGTTTTAACAGATAGCTTTAAtgggttaaaatgcttaaagtgggttaacggttaattattaacatccctaatttaAACAGTGAATGTGAAGAGGAAAATGAGTCGGTACAATCAGGAGAGGACGGGGGTCAGAGTtcacaggtcagaggtcacctgtGGTCGTTGGGGTCACAGTAGATGGCTTCTGTAAACATGTCCACTGCCTGGCTGTACTGGCCTTGCTCGAACATCTGGATGCCCTGAACTggagaaaatacacacacacacatttgcacttTTATACTTTGAGGACTTCCACTGGCATAACGCACTCCCTCGCACACACTTCTTTCTACCGAGGAAATATTCTTTATGTTCCTTATGTGAATTACTTTGAGTACCCAGGACATCATGTTTTAATAGGAACACTACTGTTGCGCTCCTAACGGAGgaggagctgtcaatcactcataaactccattcaaacggtcaaatatgaatcaatattctgttacgttaatgcctatttctctcctcagatgttgtcagaatcatcttgtagtgttctgtttagctggaacatgagagagtttgtgacccggcagccatgttcaGATCAGCTGAGGAGATAcccaaccaaaacaatgagaccttctgtgacttcctgtgtttcctctgtcagcctgtagacggatTCTAATGTGAAGAATACGGAATGTctttccgggaaaatccaacagatgtgacgtcatgcgcattcgcgagtgcctttactctcttcagctccgcttacagtgttaacagacagacagatagatagatagtaactgtattgatcctgagggaaattgaAGAAACAGTGTGCGACCGTGGTTAACGTTCGGTTAAAattggagtccgctaacgccaacaaacgaccagccgcCACCacgactcagactccaacacactCCACGGAAGAACAAAACATATCAGTTCTATCTGGTGAAACCCGTCTGtgaaacaggaatgtgaccgtcgcctcactgttttgaccgatgctgcacaagcgcgagcaacaggacgttgactgtcgttgacttaaaggccaaaggtgtcgctgttaacaagcaactTATGATTCCTACATAGTTCCtttaaaagagcacaaagtgtaTCTAAAGGACAGCAAATAGATAGATTCACCTGTCAGGgtctcccccctcctcttcatTTCATCTGTGCTCTCCACCTGCGATCACAACACACAGGTTGgttagtatatagtgtatataataCTGATTTCACTGGTTTCCTGGTATGTCTGTCtagtctgtgtatgtgtgtacctGGCAGCTCCTGGCCTCGTTCTCCTTGTTCTCTCTGGAGATCTGGATCCCTCTGCTGCTCTTCAGGGTTTTGAGTTTGATGTGGCTGGCGGCGTTGGCCACAAACGCACTGCTGACATCCCACTCTGGCTCCTGAAACACCAGGAAGTAACACAAAACACTCAGACGTTGAAATCCAAAAGACCGGACAGACATTTTAATTAAAGATGTTTCACTGTTCATCTGCACAGATCCCTCGGTACTAGCCAAATAAGTTCAGACCAGTATTCCTCACAATAGTTGTTCTCTGAGGACTGAGTCATGTTTTTGATCtctgagaggtcagaggtcaggttgAGTGCCTCTGGAGCAGGTAGGGGCTCAAAGTATTGCTACTCCAGATGTGGCTGTTGCTATTATGATATTTGACCTTGTGATTATTTTGTAGGAATAAATGATAAGTACGCCGGCCTGGCTTCAGCTCACCTCCTCCGAGGTCCTGTGGGGCAGCTGGCCGTTGCTCTTGTTCTCGGTTGTCACCAGCGCAGGGACTGAATCAGGGTTGCATCTGTTTCTGGGACGAACAGCGGTccattcctcctcttcctcactgtcactctcTGACGCCGCTCCAGcagcttcctcttcc
This window contains:
- the LOC141765212 gene encoding uncharacterized protein LOC141765212 isoform X1; the encoded protein is MKFTRDLCRLLGLGGGGPCEEEMEVQNGAPDLTDRRIDRGSLQQATLNDEEGSDDEERTRRRAERRKAKRKRQKERKKLEREERMEDASEQEEEAAGAASESDSEEEEEWTAVRPRNRCNPDSVPALVTTENKSNGQLPHRTSEEEPEWDVSSAFVANAASHIKLKTLKSSRGIQISRENKENEARSCQVESTDEMKRRGETLTVQGIQMFEQGQYSQAVDMFTEAIYCDPNDHRFYGNRSCCYWCLEQYPPALTDAQRSIQLAPDWPKGYFRKGCALMGLKRYSDAEAAMEQVLKLDQHCKEASSKLFTCRFLQLTELGFEEEQSKELLEKFTTVQAVINSSEAQTLKQDQSGSCRSLWVGNITLEVTEKEVWDLFKMFGEIESIRVLHERFCAFVNFKNANMAAEALEKLQGVELGSSKLVMRYPDRWIQRTLPPPIQRTNSSLGHNAAGTQQSSAATGSRRCVPVNGDECFFWRTTGCYYGDKCRFKHIPDQQGRDKKPWQP
- the LOC141765212 gene encoding uncharacterized protein LOC141765212 isoform X3; the protein is MMRRERGGEPRGGKLKGKGRKNGRNWRERRGWRMLRSSHCEQEEEAAGAASESDSEEEEEWTAVRPRNRCNPDSVPALVTTENKSNGQLPHRTSEEEPEWDVSSAFVANAASHIKLKTLKSSRGIQISRENKENEARSCQVESTDEMKRRGETLTVQGIQMFEQGQYSQAVDMFTEAIYCDPNDHRFYGNRSCCYWCLEQYPPALTDAQRSIQLAPDWPKGYFRKGCALMGLKRYSDAEAAMEQVLKLDQHCKEASSKLFTCRFLQLTELGFEEEQSKELLEKFTTVQAVINSSEAQTLKQDQSGSCRSLWVGNITLEVTEKEVWDLFKMFGEIESIRVLHERFCAFVNFKNANMAAEALEKLQGVELGSSKLVMRYPDRWIQRTLPPPIQRTNSSLGHNAAGTQQSSAATGSRRCVPVNGDECFFWRTTGCYYGDKCRFKHIPDQQGRDKKPWQP
- the LOC141765212 gene encoding uncharacterized protein LOC141765212 isoform X2, with amino-acid sequence MKFTRDLCRLLGLGGGGPCEEEMEVQNGAPDLTDRRIDRGSLQATLNDEEGSDDEERTRRRAERRKAKRKRQKERKKLEREERMEDASEQEEEAAGAASESDSEEEEEWTAVRPRNRCNPDSVPALVTTENKSNGQLPHRTSEEEPEWDVSSAFVANAASHIKLKTLKSSRGIQISRENKENEARSCQVESTDEMKRRGETLTVQGIQMFEQGQYSQAVDMFTEAIYCDPNDHRFYGNRSCCYWCLEQYPPALTDAQRSIQLAPDWPKGYFRKGCALMGLKRYSDAEAAMEQVLKLDQHCKEASSKLFTCRFLQLTELGFEEEQSKELLEKFTTVQAVINSSEAQTLKQDQSGSCRSLWVGNITLEVTEKEVWDLFKMFGEIESIRVLHERFCAFVNFKNANMAAEALEKLQGVELGSSKLVMRYPDRWIQRTLPPPIQRTNSSLGHNAAGTQQSSAATGSRRCVPVNGDECFFWRTTGCYYGDKCRFKHIPDQQGRDKKPWQP
- the LOC141765212 gene encoding uncharacterized protein LOC141765212 isoform X5, with the translated sequence MEDASEQEEEAAGAASESDSEEEEEWTAVRPRNRCNPDSVPALVTTENKSNGQLPHRTSEEEPEWDVSSAFVANAASHIKLKTLKSSRGIQISRENKENEARSCQVESTDEMKRRGETLTVQGIQMFEQGQYSQAVDMFTEAIYCDPNDHRFYGNRSCCYWCLEQYPPALTDAQRSIQLAPDWPKGYFRKGCALMGLKRYSDAEAAMEQVLKLDQHCKEASSKLFTCRFLQLTELGFEEEQSKELLEKFTTVQAVINSSEAQTLKQDQSGSCRSLWVGNITLEVTEKEVWDLFKMFGEIESIRVLHERFCAFVNFKNANMAAEALEKLQGVELGSSKLVMRYPDRWIQRTLPPPIQRTNSSLGHNAAGTQQSSAATGSRRCVPVNGDECFFWRTTGCYYGDKCRFKHIPDQQGRDKKPWQP
- the LOC141765212 gene encoding uncharacterized protein LOC141765212 isoform X4; the encoded protein is MKFTRDLCRLLGLGGGGPCEEEMEVQNGAPDLTDRRIDRGSLQQATLNDEEGSDDEERTRRRAERRKAKRKRQKERKKLEREERMEDASEQEEEAAGAASESDSEEEEEWTAVRPRNRCNPDSVPALVTTENKSNGQLPHRTSEEEPEWDVSSAFVANAASHIKLKTLKSSRGIQISRENKENEARSCQVESTDEMKRRGETLTVQGIQMFEQGQYSQAVDMFTEAIYCDPNDHRFYGNRSCCYWCLEQYPPALTDAQRSIQLAPDWPKGYFRKGCALMGLKRYSDAEAAMEQVLKLDQHCKEASSKLFTCRFLQLTELGFEEEQSKELLEKFTTVQAVINSSEAQTLKQDQSGSCRSLWVGNITLEVTEKEVWDLFKMFGEIESIRVLHERFCAFVNFKNANMAAEALEKLQVQTVCTSKWRRVLLLADHRLLLW